The following are encoded together in the Bos mutus isolate GX-2022 chromosome 3, NWIPB_WYAK_1.1, whole genome shotgun sequence genome:
- the SV2A gene encoding synaptic vesicle glycoprotein 2A, whose protein sequence is MEEGFRDRAAFIRGAKDIAKEVKKHAAKKVVKGLDRVQDEYSRRSYSRFEEEDDDDDFPAPADGYYRGEGAQDEEEGGASSDATEGHDEDDEIYEGEYQGIPRAESGGKGERMADGAPLAGVRGGLGDGEGPPGGRGEAQRRKEREELAQQYEAILRECGHGRFQWTLYFVLGLALMADGVEVFVVGFVLPSAEKDMCLSDSNKGMLGLIVYLGMMVGAFLWGGLADRLGRRQCLLISLSVNSVFAFFSSFVQGYGTFLFCRLLSGVGIGGSIPIVFSYFSEFLAQEKRGEHLSWLCMFWMIGGVYAAAMAWAIIPHYGWSFQMGSAYQFHSWRVFVLVCAFPSVFAIGALTTQPESPRFFLENGKHDEAWMVLKQVHDTNMRAKGHPERVFSVTHIKTIHQEDELIEIQSDTGAWYQRWGVRALSLGGQVWGNFLSCFGPEYRRITLMMMGVWFTMSFSYYGLTVWFPDMIRHLQAVDYAARTKVFPGERVEHVTFNFTLENQIHRGGQYFNDKFIGLRLKSVSFEDSLFEECYFEDVTSSNTFFRNCTFINTVFYNTDLFEYKFVNSRLVNSTFLHNKEGCPLDVTGTGEGAYMVYFVSFLGTLAVLPGNIVSALLMDKIGRLRMLAGSSVMSCVSCFFLSFGNSESAMIALLCLFGGVSIASWNALDVLTVELYPSDKRTTAFGFLNALCKLAAVLGISIFTSFVGITKAAPILFASAALALGSSLALKLPETRGQVLQ, encoded by the exons ATGGAAGAGGGCTTCAGAGACCGGGCAGCTTTCATCCGTGGGGCCAAAGACATTGCCAAGGAAGTCAAGAAGCATGCAGCCAAGAAGGTGGTGAAGGGTCTGGACAGAGTCCAGGATGAATATTCCCGGAGATCCTACTCCCGCTTTGAGGAGGAGGACGATGATGATGACTTCCCCGCCCCTGCTGATGGCTATTACCGAGGGGAAGGGGCCCAGGATGAGGAGGAAGGTGGTGCATCTAGTGATGCCACTGAGGGCCATGACGAGGATGATGAGATCTACGAGGGGGAATATCAGGGCATCCCCCGGGCAGAGTCTGGGGGCAAAGGCGAGCGGATGGCAGATGGGGCACCCCTGGCTGGAGTGAGGGGGGGCTTGGGTGATGGGGAGGGTCCCCCGGGGGGGCGGGGAGAAGCGCAGCGGCGGAAAGAGCGGGAAGAACTAGCCCAGCAGTATGAAGCCATCCTACGGGAGTGCGGCCATGGCCGCTTCCAGTGGACACTCTATTTCGTGCTTGGTCTGGCACTGATGGCCGATGGCGTCGAGGTCTTCGTGGTGGGCTTCGTGCTGCCCAGTGCTGAGAAAGACATGTGCCTGTCTGACTCCAACAAAGGCATGCTGG GCCTCATTGTCTACCTGGGCATGATGGTGGGAGCCTTCCTCTGGGGAGGGCTGGCTGATCGGCTGGGTCGAAGACAGTGTCTGCTCATCTCACTCTCAGTCAACAGTGTCTTCGCCTTTTTCTCATCTTTCGTCCAGGGTTATGGCACTTTCCTTTTCTGCCGTCTCCTTTCTGGGGTCGG GATCGGAGGGTCCATCCCCATCGTCTTCTCCTATTTCTCGGAGTTTCTGGCACAGGAGAAACGTGGGGAGCATTTGAGCTGGCTCTGCATGTTTTGGATGATTGGTGGAGTGTACGCAGCTGCTATGGCCTGGGCCATCATCCCCCACTATG GGTGGAGCTTTCAGATGGGGTCTGCTTACCAGTTCCACAGCTGGAGGGTCTTTGTCCTCGTCTGCGCTTTCCCTTCTGTGTTTGCCATTGGGGCTCTGACCACACAGCCTGAAAGCCCCCGTTTCTTCCTGGAG AATGGGAAGCATGATGAGGCCTGGATGGTACTGAAGCAGGTCCATGACACCAACATGCGAGCCAAGGGGCATCCTGAGCGAGTCTTCTCG GTAACCCACATTAAGACAATTCATCAGGAGGATGAGTTGATTGAGATCCAGTCTGACACAGGGGCCTGGTACCAGCGCTGGGGGGTCCGGGCCTTGAGCCTGGGAGGGCAG GTCTGGGGGAATTTCCTCTCTTGTTTTGGTCCAGAATACCGCCGCATCACTCTGATGATGATGGGTGTGTGGTTCACCATGTCATTCAG CTACTATGGCCTGACTGTCTGGTTTCCCGACATGATCCGCCATCTCCAAGCGGTGGACTATGCAGCCCGCACCAAAGTGTTCCCTGGGGAACGTGTGGAGCACGTGACTTTTAACTTCACCTTGGAGAATCAGATCCACCGAGGGGGACAGTACTTCAATGACAA GTTCATTGGGCTACGTCTGAAGTCAGTGTCCTTTGAGGACTCCCTGTTTGAGGAGTGTTACTTCGAGGATGTCACATCCAGCAACACATTTTTCCGCAACTGCACGTTCATCAACACCGTGTTCTATAACACTG ACCTGTTTGAGTACAAGTTTGTGAACAGCCGTCTGGTGAACAGCACATTCCTGCACAACAAGGAGGGCTGCCCCCTGGACGTGACGGGGACGGGTGAAGGCGCCTACATGGTGTATTTTGTCAGCTTCTTGGGGACGCTGGCTGTGCTTCCTGGGAACATTGTGTCTGCTCTGCTCATGGACAAGATTGGCAGGCTCCGAATGCTTG CTGGCTCCAGCGtgatgtcctgtgtctcctgcttcttCCTGTCTTTCGGGAACAGTGAGTCCGCCATGATCGCTCTGCTCTGCCTTTTCGGGGGGGTCAGCATCGCATCCTGGAACGCGCTGGACGTGTTGACTGTTGAACTCTACCCCTCGGACAAGAG AACCACAGCCTTCGGCTTCCTGAATGCCCTGTGTAAGCTGGCAGCTGTGCTGGGGATCAGCATCTTCACGTCCTTTGTGGGAATCACCAAGGCTGCCCCCATCCTCTTTGCCTCCGCTGCCCTTGCCCTCGGGAGTTCTCTGGCCCTGAAGCTGCCCGAGACCCGGGGGCAGGTGCTGCAGTGA